Part of the Thermogemmatispora onikobensis genome, TGTGGACCTGATCATCTGGTTCGGCCTGACGGTAGTGCTGGGGGGAGTGGGCTGGATTATCGGTGATCGTCTCTCTTCGCGCTTTCCAGCTCTTGAAGAAGAGCAGCCGCCGCAGACCTGACGGGGTTGCTCTTTCAGGCCCCACCGTAGGGGTAAGCGAGCAGGTCAGTCAGCGCCGGGCGGTCAGGCTGAGAGCAGGCTAGCAGGGAGGCTGGCGCCTGGCGATATTTTGTGGTATAGTAGTTTCTAACTACAAGGATCTCTCGGTTCCACTTGTTCCTGGCAGAGGCGAGGCGTCAGGCAGCGTATGAACCGTTTTCCTTGCCAGCAAGCTGAGCAAAGCCGCTCCAGCGCTCGGGCAATGACGCACAGTGCGTATCGTCGTTGACCGGCTCCGTATCACTGTGGTATCGATCGCTCGCTCGTTGTGGTAGCCCTGGTACCGTGGTGGCCTCCGTGGCGGCTCCTGCGATGCCCATCCTGGCGGCTTCCCCGGCCCTGTTCACCACATGCCACTGATCACCGATACGGGTCCGTTCCTTTTGTTTCAGTCCGAACCTACTGCTTCTTGTCATCTTTTCCCCTTCATGCCAGAAACGATGCGTAGCAGTGACGTGTCTGCCCGACACGGTCCAGGAGGACAAGCGATGTCAAAGAATGAGTTTCATCAGCCCGTCTCTAGCGATTCGGCCCCCAGGGGCAGCCGCTGTGAATGGTGCGGTGAGCCGGCGGAGCGGCAGCTCACGGCCATTGGCGGCCTCTACCATAACGACGGCGGCCTCTTCTGTCGCCCCTGTGGTGAGAAGTTTATCCAGGCAGTCCTGAACTCGCTGCAGTTTCCCGGTCAGTTTGGTCTGAGCGCGCGCTAGCGAACGAGCCGCTCACTCAGGCCAATCCCAGCGCCATCCAGGTAAGCCTGGCTTGCTCTCGCCTGGCCCGGCCCAGTCTGTCTTGCCCATCTTTTACTGCAACCACAGCCCGCCGTCACGCAGGCAGGGAAGGAAGGGCCTGTCACTTCTCCGCGGGGCTTTCGTTTGCTCCTCGCTCCCCCCTCACCTTCAGAAGATTGCAAAGAAAGAGGACGCGCCTGGCAGGACTTGAGCCGGCGCGTCCTCTGGCCATCTTTCTCCGCGCTGTTCGTCTCCTGAGCTGCCGCGCTGTGCCTCGCCCTCGCGCTGCCGATGGGTGGGGGAGAGACAAGCAAGCAAGCAAGCAAGCAGAAAGGCAGGCAGGCGAGCACTGGCGGAGCGAGAGGAGACACGGCTAAGCGTAGCGTCGAATGTATTCCTCGATGCGGAACTCGCGAGGTTCAACGACCTCACGGGCCACGCTTTCCATTGTTGGCCGCTCCTCGCGGTAAAAGAGGCCGATGTACTGCTTCTCGCTGTCGAGGGCATACTCCAGAGCCTTGAGCCGGTTGCTCGGATCATGGTCCTCCGGCAGCGGCGCGACAGCGGCATCCCAGGCATCGAAGGTATTATAGAAGGTTGGGCAGGGGCTAAGCACATGCACAAAGGAGAAACCTCGATGCAGGGTAGCCTGTTCGATGAGGGCCGCCAGCTCCTTGGGGCGAGCGGAGTAACCGCGGGCCACGAAGCTCACGTTCAGCGAGAGAGCGGTCGCGACCGGATTGAACTGCGAGGCCAGCAGGCCATAGGGCGACGACTTCGTCTTGTGGCCATGTGGCGAGGTAGGCGAGGTCTGCCCTTTAGTCAGGCCATAGGTCTCGTTATCCATCACGATGGCTGTAATATCGATATTGCGCAGGGCGGCATGCACCAGATGGCCCACGCCGATGCTGAAGAAGTCGCCATCGCCCCCCACGGCAATCACCGTCAGGTCAGGGCGGGCCATCTTCAGGCCCTGGGCGACCGGGAGGGCGCGCCCATGGACGCTATGGAAGCCGAAGGTGCGAATAAAATGGGGGAAGCGGCTGGAGCAGCCAATACCCGAGACAACCACCGTCTGATCGACCGGCAGCTTGAGGGCGGCCATGCTGCGCAGCGTCGCGTTGAGCACACCAAAATCGCCGCAACCCGGACACCAGGTCGGCTTAACCTCGCTCTTGTAGTCCTTGAGCGTGAGCGTTGGAGTGGTTGACTGAACCACGGCTAACAAACCTCCTCAATGGCCCGCAGGATCTCGCCCGCGGTGAAGGGAATGCCCCCGAATTTATTGACACGAATCGGCTGCAGGCCATACCTGGCCCCAAGCAGGTTGGCCAACTGGCCCGAGTAATTGCACTCAGGCACGATGACTGTCTTGACCGAGCTGATGAAGTTGCGCAGGGCGCGGTCGGGCAACGGCGAGAGAATGCGCAAGTGCAGCGAGGCCACCTTGTAGCCCTTGGCCCGGGCGCGATCAACTGCCTCCTGAATGGCCCCCTCTGTTGATCCCCAGCCGATCAGTCCGATCTCGGCGTTGCTGTCCCCATACGGCTCCGGCTGCGGTAGCTCCTGGGCCGCTGTCTCCAGCTTGCGAAAGCGTTTCTGCATCATGGCCGTGTGGTCTTCCGGTTCATAGTCCGGGTGACCATGCTCGTTATGCTCCAGGCCAGTTGCCGAGTAGGGAATCGCCCCAGGGCCGGGGACGGTCATAGGAGAGATGCCGCTGGCGGTATAGGCATAGCGAGCGAAGCTGGCCGCCAGGGCCGTCGCGGCTTCGTGCTTGCCATTGCGGCTGGCCCCATTCGCGCCATTGGCGCCGTTGCCAGCCGCCTTGCCATACTCAAGGCGGCCCTCGATGGTGAAGGGCTGAAAGACGCTGCGGTCGACGCTCTCGACGCGGGCTGTCAGCGACTGATCGGTGAGGAAGATGACCGGCATCTGGTAGCGGTCAGCCATGTTGAAGGCCAGACCCATCAAGGTGTAACAGTCAGCGACATTGGCCGGCGCCACGATCAGGCGCGGGGTGTCGCCGTGGCCGCCGTAGAGGGCAAAGCTGAGGTCGGCCTGCTCCATCTTGGTAGGCATGCCCGTGCTGGGGCCGGCGCGCTGGGCATCGACAATGACCGCTGGTAGCTCAGCCATCGAGGCCAGGCCGATCAGTTCGGTCATCAGAGAGAAGCCTGGACCAGAGGTGGCGGTCATGGCGCGCACACCGCCGAAAGAAGCCCCCAAGACCGCCGCCAGCGCCGCCATCTCGTCCTCCGCCTGCAGGAAGGTCCCCCCTACCTGGGGCAGCTCCTTGGCCAGGGCTTCCATGATATCGCTGGCCGGCGTAATCGGATAACCTGCGAAGAAGCCGCAGCCCGCCGCCAGGGCGCCCGCTACGACCGCCTGGTTGCCGTTGAGGACGACCCGATCGGCCTTCTCTACAGGGCCAAGCTGGTAAGGGTCCCGCTTCTCGATCTTCTCACGGACATAGCGGTAGGCGATGTCTAGCGCCAGGCGATTCTTCTCCATCAAGACGGGATTGGCCTTGCGAGATTTGGACAGACGGGACTCGACTACCTGGAGTAGCGCCTCCAGCGGTGGCCCGAAGAGGCCCGCTATGGCCCCCAGCATGACCATGTTCTTGGTCTGAAAGAGCTGCACTTCCTTGCGCGCTAGCTCGTTGAAGGGCACGGCATAGGTGATGAAGTCGTCGCTCTCAGGCGTGAAATCGCCGGGATCATAAACCAGTACTCCCCCCCGGCGCAGGTCGCCAATATTACGGTCGTAGGCCTCTTTGTTCAGACAGATCAGAACGTCCGCATAGTCCCCCATCGATCTCACTGGGCGATCGCTGATACGCACCTGGAACATGCAGGGACCGCCCAGGATCTCCGCCGGAAAGGTGCGGAAGGTGAAGACGTGATAGCCCCAGCGCGCGGAGGCGAGCGCCAGGATGTCGCCGCCCGAGATGGTTCCTTCGCCCGACTCGCCACCAATCCGAATCGTCACTTCATTCTCCATTGAATGCCCCCTCTAAAAATTCAACCGCGCCCTGTGCACAGAAATGGCGCGGCCTTAAAAAGCGCTCCCGGGATTCCACAGAGTGCCCGCGACTAACAGCGGTCGCTCTCTGCTCTCGCTCCGGTCTGCGTCTGCTCGACTGCCTTGCACTCAAAACAGGGTGCTTTGCCGATGGCACGGCTCCTGTGTTCACGATGCTGCTGCTGCTTACTGCTGAATCCGCCACTGCACTCGTCGCTGACTGGCTTGCTTGCCCCCCCCGCTCCTTCCTTCTTTCTTCCCAGGAACAGGAGCAGGCACAGGAAGCCAGCCTTGGGCTGTGCTCTACACTGTCGATATTATAGCACAATGTGGACCGTACGATGTATCGATCCAGCACCACGCTGAACCAAATGTCGCGGGGCCTGGTTGACTTTTCTGGCTTCTCCCTCTTCCCAGCGAATCCCGAGTATGTTACAATAATGGACGCAAGGGCCCATAGCTCAGCGGTTAGAGCAGCCGGCTCATAAGTGCGCCGCTGTGCTCTACCTGTCTCTGCTGCGTAGTGCAGCACCACTGGGACCCCTGTGGTTAAAGCCTGGCCTGACCTGATCCCGAAAGGGTTAGGGGACAGCAGCATGGCCAGAAAAGTACGGCTCGGGGGAAACTGCTTACCCCGCTCCGTGCAGCGAGGCCGTATATGGTGAGGAGGGACTTCCGAACCCGAGATGTGCCGCTCAACTACCCGTGCGATGGCAGGATCGCGCACGTTGCCCGATTTGACGACCGTGGTTATGAGGGTCGTCAAGGGTCCCATCGGGCTGATGGCTGGCAGCCCGGCACATCGTAAGGGCACCTACGTACGGACCGAGGCAGGTAGGGAACTGCGGGATCACCTTCCAGGACACAGAGCGCTCGCTGCGCTGTAAGGCTACTTCCGTCGGCAACGCACTCCCCCGGTGAGGGTCAGAGCTGCGCCACTGCCAGGCTGGCTACCAGCGCGATTGCTCCTGTGTCCTCTGGTGACGGAGTGCCCATAGTACTCAAATGATCGGGGTAATGCCCGATACACGGGGAAGGGGCACAGGGTGCTCTTGTTGGCCATGACGGTGGCTCCCCAACCACAGTCTGTGGCGAGAGAGCGCCTGGAGAGCCGTGTGCGTCGAAAGGCGCACGCACGGTTCGGGAAGGGATGACTGTGCTCTGCGCTTTGCCGTCTGACAATCTCCAGTCATGCGACTGAGCGTTCACAGATGGCGCGTAGGCTCTGGTTGTCGGCTTCACCCGGTTGGTCCCTGGTTCGAATCCAGGTGGGCCCACTCTCTTTTTGGCCTTCTGCTTGGGCTAGCTGGCCCGCTCTTCTCTTTTATTCGCGCCGCACTAGGG contains:
- a CDS encoding 2-oxoacid:ferredoxin oxidoreductase subunit beta; amino-acid sequence: MVQSTTPTLTLKDYKSEVKPTWCPGCGDFGVLNATLRSMAALKLPVDQTVVVSGIGCSSRFPHFIRTFGFHSVHGRALPVAQGLKMARPDLTVIAVGGDGDFFSIGVGHLVHAALRNIDITAIVMDNETYGLTKGQTSPTSPHGHKTKSSPYGLLASQFNPVATALSLNVSFVARGYSARPKELAALIEQATLHRGFSFVHVLSPCPTFYNTFDAWDAAVAPLPEDHDPSNRLKALEYALDSEKQYIGLFYREERPTMESVAREVVEPREFRIEEYIRRYA
- a CDS encoding 2-oxoacid:acceptor oxidoreductase subunit alpha, whose protein sequence is MENEVTIRIGGESGEGTISGGDILALASARWGYHVFTFRTFPAEILGGPCMFQVRISDRPVRSMGDYADVLICLNKEAYDRNIGDLRRGGVLVYDPGDFTPESDDFITYAVPFNELARKEVQLFQTKNMVMLGAIAGLFGPPLEALLQVVESRLSKSRKANPVLMEKNRLALDIAYRYVREKIEKRDPYQLGPVEKADRVVLNGNQAVVAGALAAGCGFFAGYPITPASDIMEALAKELPQVGGTFLQAEDEMAALAAVLGASFGGVRAMTATSGPGFSLMTELIGLASMAELPAVIVDAQRAGPSTGMPTKMEQADLSFALYGGHGDTPRLIVAPANVADCYTLMGLAFNMADRYQMPVIFLTDQSLTARVESVDRSVFQPFTIEGRLEYGKAAGNGANGANGASRNGKHEAATALAASFARYAYTASGISPMTVPGPGAIPYSATGLEHNEHGHPDYEPEDHTAMMQKRFRKLETAAQELPQPEPYGDSNAEIGLIGWGSTEGAIQEAVDRARAKGYKVASLHLRILSPLPDRALRNFISSVKTVIVPECNYSGQLANLLGARYGLQPIRVNKFGGIPFTAGEILRAIEEVC